The following proteins are encoded in a genomic region of Planococcus lenghuensis:
- a CDS encoding glutathione peroxidase: MNNLYSIEVEKPNGEMQSLKEFEGKPLIIVNTASKCGFTPQFAELQQLYENYNQQGLEVLGFPSAQFNSQEFDNQEETMTFCQKNYGVTFPMFATTEVKGPSANLLFKFLTSEQKGLLTGTIKWNFTKFLVDREGKVVKRYAPQTSPEKIEEDLKKLL; this comes from the coding sequence ATGAACAATCTCTATAGTATTGAAGTAGAAAAACCGAATGGAGAAATGCAGTCGCTCAAGGAATTTGAAGGAAAACCGCTCATCATCGTAAATACAGCCAGCAAGTGCGGCTTCACACCACAGTTTGCGGAACTTCAGCAACTCTACGAAAATTATAACCAGCAAGGCTTAGAAGTGCTAGGTTTTCCAAGCGCTCAATTCAATAGTCAGGAATTTGATAATCAGGAAGAAACAATGACTTTTTGTCAGAAGAACTATGGGGTAACATTTCCGATGTTCGCTACAACAGAAGTTAAAGGTCCTTCAGCTAATCTTTTATTTAAATTCCTTACTTCTGAACAAAAAGGACTTCTGACCGGAACAATCAAATGGAATTTTACAAAATTCCTCGTTGACCGAGAAGGAAAGGTAGTGAAACGGTATGCTCCACAGACTTCTCCAGAAAAGATTGAAGAAGATCTGAAAAAGTTACTTTAA
- the gyrB gene encoding DNA topoisomerase (ATP-hydrolyzing) subunit B translates to MAMEESALQQTYDANQIQVLEGLEAVRKRPGMYIGSTSSRGLHHLVWEIVDNSIDEALAGYCDEIKITIEKDNWIRVEDNGRGIPVSMHEKMGRPAVEVIMTVLHAGGKFGGGGYKVSGGLHGVGASVVNALSETTEVVVSRDGKKHRIIFRRGAVIEELNVIGETEASGTTVRFKADPEIFTETTVYEYDILANRLRELAYLNRGLQIVIADEREGEEKENAYHYEGGISSYVEHLNRSKDPLHEEPIFVEGEKEGVSVEVAMQYNGGYASTIYSFANNINTYEGGTHESGFKTALTRVINDYARKNSMLKDAEPNLTGEDVREGLTAVISVKHPDPQFEGQTKTKLGNSEVSQIVNHLFSDGLERFLLENPSSARKVIEKGLMASRARLAAKKAREFTRRKSALEISSLPGKLADCSSRDPEISEIYIVEGDSAGGSAKAGRDRHFQAILPLRGKIINVEKARLDKILSNAEIRAIITALGTGIGDEFALEKARYHKVVIMTDADVDGAHIRTLLLTFLFRYMRPLIEAGYVYIAQPPLYQIKQGKHIDYVYTDQQLQDALAQLPATPKPNIQRYKGLGEMNATQLWDTTMDPEYRTLLQVALEDAMLADETFQMLMGDEVEPRRNFIESNASYVKNLDI, encoded by the coding sequence ATGGCAATGGAAGAAAGTGCATTGCAGCAAACGTATGATGCTAATCAGATCCAAGTGCTGGAGGGACTCGAAGCAGTCCGGAAACGGCCTGGTATGTATATCGGTTCGACAAGTTCGAGAGGCCTCCATCATTTAGTATGGGAAATTGTGGATAACAGTATCGACGAAGCACTCGCCGGTTATTGCGATGAGATTAAAATCACGATTGAAAAAGATAATTGGATCCGTGTGGAAGATAATGGACGCGGTATTCCTGTCAGCATGCACGAAAAGATGGGCCGGCCGGCTGTAGAAGTCATCATGACCGTACTGCACGCAGGCGGAAAATTCGGCGGTGGCGGTTATAAAGTATCCGGCGGTCTCCATGGTGTAGGTGCTTCGGTCGTTAACGCACTTTCCGAAACTACGGAAGTGGTTGTCAGCCGAGACGGCAAAAAGCACCGCATCATATTCAGACGCGGTGCTGTGATAGAAGAATTGAATGTAATCGGCGAGACAGAAGCAAGCGGAACGACTGTCCGGTTCAAAGCCGATCCAGAAATATTCACAGAGACTACCGTATATGAATATGACATTTTGGCAAATCGCCTTCGTGAGCTGGCGTATCTGAACCGGGGACTTCAAATCGTCATTGCGGACGAACGGGAAGGCGAAGAAAAAGAAAATGCGTATCATTACGAAGGCGGCATCAGTTCATATGTCGAGCACCTCAACCGTTCTAAAGATCCGCTCCATGAAGAACCGATTTTCGTGGAAGGTGAAAAAGAGGGTGTATCTGTTGAAGTGGCTATGCAGTACAACGGCGGCTACGCTTCAACAATTTATTCATTTGCCAATAACATCAACACCTATGAAGGCGGAACGCATGAATCCGGCTTCAAGACAGCTTTGACCCGGGTTATTAATGATTATGCCCGTAAAAACAGCATGTTAAAGGATGCGGAACCAAACCTGACAGGTGAGGATGTGCGCGAAGGACTGACTGCAGTCATTTCGGTTAAACATCCAGATCCGCAATTTGAAGGACAGACAAAAACGAAACTCGGCAACTCGGAAGTCAGCCAAATTGTCAATCACCTCTTTTCAGATGGTCTTGAGCGCTTCCTGCTTGAGAATCCATCTTCTGCACGAAAAGTCATTGAGAAAGGGCTAATGGCTTCCCGTGCCCGTCTTGCTGCGAAAAAAGCACGCGAATTTACACGGCGAAAGTCAGCGCTCGAAATATCAAGCCTTCCGGGTAAACTCGCTGATTGTTCATCGCGCGATCCGGAAATCTCTGAAATCTATATTGTAGAAGGTGATTCCGCAGGCGGTTCAGCTAAAGCAGGACGTGATCGTCACTTCCAGGCGATTCTGCCGCTGCGCGGAAAAATCATCAATGTGGAAAAAGCCCGTCTTGATAAAATATTGTCAAATGCGGAAATTCGTGCAATCATCACAGCGCTTGGAACTGGCATCGGTGATGAATTCGCACTTGAAAAAGCACGCTATCATAAAGTCGTCATCATGACAGATGCAGATGTGGATGGTGCGCACATCCGTACCTTGCTCCTTACATTCCTGTTCCGCTACATGCGGCCGCTGATTGAAGCCGGGTATGTTTATATCGCACAGCCGCCACTCTATCAGATTAAACAGGGCAAGCATATTGATTACGTCTATACAGATCAGCAACTGCAGGATGCACTGGCCCAGCTGCCTGCAACACCGAAGCCAAATATCCAGCGCTACAAGGGCCTAGGTGAAATGAATGCTACTCAGCTGTGGGATACGACGATGGATCCGGAGTACCGGACACTTCTCCAGGTCGCACTGGAAGATGCCATGCTGGCAGATGAAACATTCCAGATGCTGATGGGCGATGAAGTGGAGCCGCGCCGGAACTTTATTGAATCAAACGCAAGTTACGTGAAAAACCTTGATATTTAA
- the gyrA gene encoding DNA gyrase subunit A — MADLPRRGVKEINLSTEMRTSFLDYAMSVIVSRALPDVRDGLKPVHRRILYAMQDMGNTADKSYKKSARIVGDVIGKYHPHGDTAVYDTMVRMAQDFSYRYMLVDGHGNFGSVDGDAAAAMRYTESRMSKIAMELLRDINKDTINYKDNYDGQEKEPVVLPSRFPNLLVNGTSGIAVGMATNIPPHHLGETIDAVLALAENPAITTEELMDSIPGPDFPTGGIILGRSGIRRAYETGKGAVLIRAKVEIETRANGKETILVHELPYQVNKARLIEKIAELVRDKKIDGITDLRDESDRNGMRVVMEIRRDASAGVILNNLYKQTALQTSFGINMLALVDGQPKVLSLKEALHHYLEHQKVVIRRRTQYELKKAEDRAHILEGLRIALDHIDAIIALIRASQTTEEARNGLMEQFSLSERQSQAILDMRLQRLTGLERDKIEEEYQELVKLIEELRAILADEQRIIQIIREELTEIRDRFSDKRRTEITTGGAEVIEDEDLIPVEASIVTLTHNGYIKRLPANTYRSQGRGGRGMQGMGTNDDDFVEHLLYTSTHDTILFFTSKGKVFRKRGFEIPEFGRTAKGLPLVNVVEIDKDEKVTTMIRVSEFTDDAYLVFTTKNGTAKRVTLSQFANIRTNGLIAILLREDDELISAKLTDGEKEIVIGTRSGQLIRFPETELRSMGRTAGGVRGIRLRDGDWVVGMEVLESNDFILVVTEKGYGKLTNESEYRIQSRGGYGIKTAQITDRNGPLAAVRTVDGSEDIIIITEHGVVIRFDVNDVSINGRSAQGVRLIRLGEEETVASVAKVQKDIEIPEEDKEKKIEPGPNADDDVLLTEEESEEDANDSETI; from the coding sequence ATGGCCGATTTGCCACGCCGCGGCGTTAAAGAAATAAATCTCAGCACGGAGATGCGGACATCCTTTTTGGATTATGCGATGAGCGTCATCGTCTCACGTGCTCTTCCCGATGTCCGGGATGGCCTGAAACCTGTTCATCGCCGCATTCTGTATGCGATGCAGGACATGGGTAACACTGCGGATAAGTCATATAAAAAATCTGCCCGTATTGTCGGAGATGTAATCGGGAAATACCATCCGCACGGCGATACCGCTGTCTATGACACAATGGTCCGCATGGCGCAGGACTTCAGCTACCGGTATATGCTTGTTGATGGTCACGGCAACTTCGGTTCAGTCGATGGCGATGCAGCAGCTGCCATGCGTTATACGGAATCCCGGATGTCTAAAATTGCAATGGAATTACTGCGTGATATTAATAAAGACACGATTAATTATAAGGATAATTACGATGGCCAGGAAAAAGAGCCAGTTGTCCTGCCAAGCCGATTCCCGAACCTGCTCGTAAATGGCACGTCAGGAATCGCGGTCGGTATGGCGACAAATATTCCGCCACATCACTTGGGAGAAACGATCGATGCTGTACTTGCGTTGGCTGAGAATCCGGCGATCACGACTGAAGAGCTGATGGACAGTATTCCAGGTCCTGATTTTCCGACAGGTGGTATAATTCTCGGACGGAGCGGTATCCGCCGGGCGTACGAAACCGGTAAGGGTGCTGTGCTAATCCGGGCCAAAGTTGAAATTGAAACACGGGCAAACGGCAAAGAAACGATTCTGGTTCATGAACTGCCGTATCAAGTTAACAAAGCAAGATTGATTGAAAAAATAGCGGAACTTGTACGCGATAAAAAAATAGACGGCATCACAGACCTCCGGGATGAATCTGACCGAAACGGAATGCGCGTTGTAATGGAGATCCGGCGGGATGCCAGTGCAGGTGTAATTCTGAACAATTTATATAAGCAGACAGCATTGCAGACGAGCTTCGGCATTAATATGCTCGCGCTTGTGGATGGCCAGCCAAAAGTATTGAGCCTGAAAGAAGCATTGCACCATTACTTGGAGCATCAGAAAGTAGTTATTCGCCGCCGTACACAGTATGAGTTGAAAAAAGCGGAAGATCGGGCCCACATTCTGGAAGGTCTCCGCATTGCGCTTGATCACATTGATGCAATCATTGCACTGATCCGCGCTTCCCAAACAACAGAAGAAGCACGAAATGGTTTAATGGAGCAGTTCTCGTTAAGTGAACGTCAGTCCCAGGCGATTCTAGATATGCGTCTTCAGCGGCTGACTGGGCTGGAGCGCGATAAAATCGAAGAAGAGTATCAGGAACTCGTGAAATTGATTGAAGAGCTTCGTGCGATTCTCGCTGATGAACAACGGATTATTCAGATTATCCGCGAGGAGTTGACAGAAATCCGGGACCGGTTCAGCGACAAACGTCGTACGGAAATTACAACCGGCGGCGCAGAAGTGATTGAAGACGAGGATCTCATTCCAGTGGAAGCCTCAATCGTTACGCTGACTCATAATGGTTATATCAAACGTCTGCCGGCTAACACATATCGCAGTCAGGGAAGAGGCGGCCGTGGTATGCAAGGTATGGGAACGAATGATGATGACTTCGTCGAACATCTGCTTTATACCTCGACGCACGATACTATCCTATTCTTTACAAGTAAAGGAAAAGTCTTCCGTAAAAGAGGATTTGAAATTCCTGAATTCGGAAGAACAGCAAAAGGGCTGCCACTTGTGAACGTCGTGGAGATCGATAAAGACGAAAAAGTGACGACAATGATTCGTGTAAGTGAATTCACTGATGATGCTTATTTAGTATTCACAACGAAAAATGGAACAGCGAAACGTGTGACACTTTCCCAATTTGCGAATATCCGGACGAACGGCTTGATTGCTATTTTACTGCGCGAAGATGATGAATTGATTTCTGCCAAGCTAACAGACGGCGAAAAAGAAATTGTTATCGGAACTCGGAGCGGACAATTAATCCGCTTTCCGGAAACGGAACTTCGAAGCATGGGCCGGACAGCCGGCGGTGTTCGCGGTATCCGGCTGCGTGATGGTGACTGGGTGGTCGGCATGGAAGTGCTGGAATCGAATGATTTCATCCTAGTCGTAACTGAGAAAGGATACGGTAAGCTGACAAATGAATCAGAATACCGGATTCAGTCAAGGGGCGGCTACGGTATTAAGACCGCTCAGATCACAGACAGAAATGGTCCGCTCGCTGCTGTACGTACCGTGGATGGATCCGAGGACATTATCATCATCACAGAACACGGAGTCGTCATCCGATTTGACGTCAATGATGTATCGATTAATGGCCGAAGTGCCCAAGGCGTGCGATTGATCCGTCTAGGCGAAGAAGAAACAGTGGCATCTGTAGCGAAAGTGCAGAAAGATATTGAGATTCCGGAAGAAGACAAGGAAAAGAAAATTGAACCGGGACCGAATGCAGATGATGACGTGCTGCTGACAGAAGAAGAATCAGAAGAAGATGCAAATGATAGTGAAACAATATAA